One window from the genome of Candidatus Chlorohelix allophototropha encodes:
- the cas6 gene encoding CRISPR system precrRNA processing endoribonuclease RAMP protein Cas6, whose product MQKGFVGTCAYRIDAPSHPIVAYLTTLAEFANYTGVGCKTTMEMGQVRILQ is encoded by the coding sequence ATTCAGAAAGGGTTTGTAGGCACTTGCGCTTACAGGATAGATGCGCCATCACACCCAATAGTTGCTTATTTAACGACCTTAGCTGAATTCGCTAATTATACGGGCGTTGGTTGTAAGACCACAATGGAAATGGGGCAGGTCAGAATTCTACAATAG
- a CDS encoding ArnT family glycosyltransferase produces MSILQETKQETKIENQVKQRTARNNAIPWRWVSLGGILFLSAILNLALLKADYYTNEYYSAAVRSMLQNWHNFFFNAYDPGGFITIDKPPVALWFQTASAWLVGYNGVSLILPSALAGVGSVALLYHMVSRYFGTIAGLASAFILAITPIFVVMSRHNNPESLLIFFMLVGAWALSRATAKGSIAWLSLSTAMIGVAFNIKMLEAFIVLPAFYLVYLLLAPVKWWKRIIHLVLSTIVLAAVSLSWAVAVDLTPADQRPYIGSSSTNSVLNLIFDYNGLNRIESQSTGNSNGNPPGGFNQPRGNQPPNGFQPPVNNGNVRPGNGGGMNGVIAGQAGPFRMFDSSLAGEAGWLLPLSLAGIVLAAIQYRRRFPAGQIRRQRYQNLLLWSGWLLTFMVVFSIAGGIFHSYYLVMLSPGIAALGGISLEALWYAYRKGSWQRLLLPVVFLATALFQFNILSMYSDWNRTLSLTVFGIELICVVALLALPALVRPLSNKLTNLITGVGFAGLCATPLAWSINAVLNKSYTNETLPTALPTGSNTSSGGINLLNNLLKNWNMWLTILIVALVSLVVMPLLVRFVFKNARILQTYGKALTIVALIIITSLGISLSFKALPPASANNTAPVSSGMIGNPTMELKATNQLLAYLEANRANSTYLLVTTSSQNASAIIINTGQPVMALGGFMGSDQTVTVQQFAQMVKNNEVRFVLLDSSGGIGRGNNSQSVTGWVQQNCSTISSQVWSSGTSATSQGQLYKCAA; encoded by the coding sequence ATGAGCATTTTACAAGAAACAAAGCAAGAAACAAAAATCGAAAATCAGGTTAAACAAAGAACTGCACGTAATAACGCAATACCTTGGCGGTGGGTTAGCCTTGGGGGAATCTTATTTCTTTCCGCAATCTTAAACCTTGCCTTGCTAAAAGCCGATTATTATACCAATGAATATTACTCGGCGGCAGTACGTAGCATGTTACAAAACTGGCATAATTTCTTCTTCAATGCCTACGATCCCGGCGGCTTCATAACTATAGATAAACCTCCAGTGGCTTTATGGTTTCAAACTGCAAGCGCGTGGTTGGTGGGCTACAACGGGGTGAGCCTTATCTTGCCCTCGGCGTTGGCAGGCGTTGGCAGCGTAGCGTTACTCTATCACATGGTTAGTCGCTATTTTGGAACTATCGCCGGATTAGCCTCAGCTTTTATTCTAGCAATTACTCCAATTTTTGTAGTAATGAGCCGCCACAATAACCCTGAGAGCTTGTTAATATTTTTCATGTTGGTAGGTGCATGGGCATTAAGCCGCGCAACCGCAAAAGGCAGCATAGCATGGCTATCGCTGTCCACCGCAATGATAGGCGTGGCTTTTAATATCAAGATGCTGGAAGCATTTATAGTACTGCCGGCATTTTATCTGGTATATTTGTTACTTGCCCCGGTGAAATGGTGGAAACGAATAATCCATCTTGTGCTATCAACCATAGTTTTGGCGGCGGTTTCACTTTCTTGGGCGGTGGCAGTAGATTTAACTCCTGCCGATCAGCGTCCGTACATCGGTAGCAGTTCAACTAATTCGGTTTTGAACCTGATTTTTGACTATAACGGGCTGAACCGGATTGAAAGCCAAAGTACCGGAAACAGTAACGGCAACCCTCCCGGAGGATTTAACCAACCGAGGGGCAATCAACCCCCGAACGGTTTCCAACCACCTGTAAATAACGGCAATGTCAGACCGGGCAACGGTGGTGGTATGAATGGAGTTATCGCCGGGCAAGCCGGACCCTTCAGGATGTTTGATTCTTCACTGGCTGGAGAGGCGGGCTGGTTGTTGCCACTGTCGCTCGCCGGGATAGTGCTTGCAGCAATTCAGTATCGGCGGAGATTTCCAGCGGGACAAATTCGCAGGCAGCGTTATCAGAACTTGCTACTGTGGAGCGGTTGGCTTTTAACCTTTATGGTGGTTTTCAGTATAGCGGGGGGCATTTTCCATAGCTACTATCTGGTTATGCTATCGCCCGGAATAGCCGCGCTGGGTGGAATTTCACTGGAAGCGTTATGGTACGCCTACCGCAAGGGTAGTTGGCAAAGATTACTTTTGCCCGTGGTGTTTTTAGCAACGGCGCTATTCCAGTTCAACATTTTGAGTATGTATTCTGATTGGAATCGAACTCTATCTCTGACAGTATTTGGGATTGAATTAATCTGTGTGGTAGCTTTGCTTGCCTTGCCAGCACTAGTTCGTCCGCTTTCAAACAAATTGACGAACCTTATTACAGGAGTTGGATTTGCAGGACTTTGTGCTACCCCTTTAGCTTGGTCGATAAACGCAGTTCTGAATAAATCCTATACTAACGAAACCTTGCCAACTGCACTACCTACAGGCAGCAATACTTCCAGCGGAGGTATTAACCTGTTAAATAACTTGCTGAAAAACTGGAATATGTGGCTAACTATTCTAATTGTGGCGTTGGTAAGTTTAGTGGTGATGCCATTACTTGTGCGCTTTGTGTTTAAGAACGCAAGAATCCTCCAAACTTACGGCAAAGCGCTAACAATCGTAGCGCTTATAATAATAACAAGTCTGGGCATTTCGTTATCATTCAAAGCGTTACCACCCGCTTCGGCTAATAACACCGCTCCGGTTTCTTCAGGCATGATCGGCAATCCAACAATGGAACTTAAGGCAACCAACCAATTACTGGCATATCTTGAGGCAAACCGAGCCAATAGCACCTATTTACTTGTCACTACTTCAAGCCAGAATGCCTCAGCGATAATTATAAATACCGGGCAGCCTGTAATGGCGTTGGGCGGCTTTATGGGCAGCGACCAGACCGTAACAGTGCAACAATTCGCGCAGATGGTTAAAAATAACGAGGTGCGCTTTGTGCTGCTCGATAGCAGCGGTGGCATTGGGCGAGGCAATAATAGCCAATCTGTCACCGGCTGGGTACAACAAAACTGCTCGACGATAAGTTCACAGGTCTGGTCGAGCGGAACAAGCGCAACTAGTCAGGGTCAATTATATAAGTGCGCTGCGTGA
- a CDS encoding glycosyltransferase family 39 protein, protein MSTMLEPISEIKSKIIQKPLGKIRWSWQSLPLGAILLLSSFLGIWNLSINGYSNNYYAAAVKSMIQSWSNFFFVSFDPGGFVTVDKPPVAFWVQAIFAKVLGFSGFSILLPEALAGVGSVFLLYIMVKRSFGTATGLVSALMLAITPIFVVMSRHNNPDSILVFTLMLAAWAMFRAADKGSFRCLLLAGALVGVAFNVKMLEAYVVLPAFYAMYFLLARTTWLKRIIHLAIVSVVIAVISLSWAVAVDLTPTNQRPYVDSSSVNSEIDLILNYNGLGRISGNEMGGSNSINPVNNNADGQAQGAPTFDSITLPPLPAGVDITPPTGFSPNGQAGGAPGGAGFGGQAGATRLITPQNGAEFNWFFPLAMLGIAYGGIYSFFGMGKGEERSRRLRSILLWGGWLLTFGVVFSFSKGVFHNYYLNIMAPAEAALAGIATVMLWKQYRKGGWMAYLLPLGIGATAFYQAYLLTDYTDWNWWLSPALVAVGVISLLGLVLGKVMKSERFGNIFQLIVMWVSMACLIVTPAVLSIRAVFTSITGSLPSATPSGVQVLPGLSTSSSSGAIPQAWLTFVGKNLSGQLILLAIVVGALLVVFGLRNLLRQQRWFNRPVISGVLLVMLLLGSTGWWINAAQAQTTTNTSAFSGQGMPFGGGAPGQGQANSVLVQYLVANQGDYKYLVAVADSNSASSYIIETGKPVMSLGGFSGSDNIVTSATQLEQMIANHTVRYFLLGGNGGRGGNTQVTQYVQQKCTVVSSSQYSGSGSNTSQSSGGGISFDGIKIMGGSEQLYVCGS, encoded by the coding sequence ATGAGTACAATGTTAGAACCAATCAGTGAGATCAAAAGCAAGATAATACAAAAACCGCTTGGTAAAATTCGCTGGAGTTGGCAATCTTTACCGCTTGGAGCAATTCTTTTACTATCTAGCTTTCTGGGTATATGGAATTTGAGTATTAACGGCTATTCCAACAACTATTATGCCGCCGCCGTTAAAAGCATGATCCAGAGTTGGAGTAATTTTTTCTTTGTATCGTTCGACCCCGGCGGTTTTGTAACTGTTGATAAACCGCCCGTTGCTTTCTGGGTGCAAGCTATTTTTGCAAAGGTACTAGGTTTTAGCGGGTTCAGCATTCTTTTGCCGGAAGCGTTAGCCGGGGTAGGCAGTGTTTTCCTGCTCTATATTATGGTAAAGCGTTCATTTGGAACTGCCACTGGGTTGGTATCGGCGCTAATGCTGGCTATTACTCCAATCTTTGTAGTAATGAGTCGGCACAATAATCCCGATAGCATTCTGGTATTTACACTAATGCTCGCTGCTTGGGCAATGTTTCGGGCTGCCGATAAAGGGAGTTTCCGCTGTCTATTGCTGGCGGGCGCACTGGTCGGGGTAGCTTTTAACGTCAAGATGCTAGAAGCTTATGTGGTATTGCCAGCATTCTACGCGATGTACTTCCTACTCGCTCGCACAACTTGGCTAAAAAGAATTATTCACCTTGCGATAGTGAGCGTGGTTATAGCGGTTATATCGCTGTCATGGGCAGTTGCAGTTGACCTAACCCCAACAAACCAACGCCCTTATGTAGATAGCAGTTCAGTCAATAGCGAAATAGATTTGATTCTAAATTACAACGGTTTAGGTCGTATCAGCGGTAATGAAATGGGAGGAAGTAATAGTATCAATCCGGTAAATAATAATGCGGATGGGCAAGCTCAAGGAGCACCTACTTTTGATAGTATAACTCTGCCTCCCCTTCCGGCTGGTGTAGATATTACCCCACCGACTGGATTTAGTCCTAATGGTCAGGCTGGCGGCGCACCCGGTGGCGCGGGCTTTGGTGGACAAGCGGGCGCGACTCGGTTAATAACTCCTCAAAATGGGGCAGAGTTTAACTGGTTCTTCCCTTTGGCAATGCTAGGTATAGCTTATGGTGGAATTTACTCCTTCTTTGGGATGGGTAAGGGCGAAGAACGCTCTCGCCGACTGCGATCAATATTGCTATGGGGTGGGTGGTTGCTTACTTTTGGGGTTGTGTTCAGCTTCTCGAAAGGCGTTTTCCACAACTACTATTTGAATATTATGGCTCCGGCAGAAGCTGCCCTAGCCGGTATTGCAACTGTAATGTTGTGGAAACAGTATCGTAAAGGTGGCTGGATGGCTTATCTACTCCCGCTTGGTATTGGTGCCACCGCTTTCTATCAGGCTTACCTTTTGACCGATTACACCGATTGGAATTGGTGGCTTAGTCCGGCATTGGTAGCGGTTGGAGTTATCTCCTTGCTAGGCTTGGTACTTGGCAAAGTCATGAAATCCGAACGATTTGGAAATATCTTCCAACTGATAGTGATGTGGGTAAGCATGGCTTGTTTAATAGTCACTCCGGCGGTCTTATCAATCAGGGCAGTATTTACCTCTATCACCGGGTCGCTTCCTTCGGCAACACCAAGCGGTGTACAGGTACTGCCCGGTTTAAGCACTAGTTCTAGCAGCGGCGCTATTCCGCAAGCATGGTTAACTTTCGTGGGGAAAAACCTGAGCGGACAGCTTATACTTCTGGCGATAGTAGTCGGCGCACTTTTAGTGGTGTTCGGGTTGCGCAACCTTTTAAGGCAGCAGCGTTGGTTCAATCGACCTGTAATAAGCGGTGTGTTACTGGTTATGCTCTTGCTAGGTAGTACCGGGTGGTGGATTAATGCAGCGCAGGCACAAACCACTACAAATACCTCCGCTTTCTCAGGGCAAGGCATGCCATTCGGTGGCGGTGCTCCCGGTCAGGGTCAAGCGAATAGCGTGTTGGTTCAATATCTGGTAGCGAATCAAGGTGATTACAAATATTTGGTAGCAGTAGCAGACTCGAATTCAGCGTCATCCTATATCATCGAAACTGGTAAGCCGGTGATGTCTTTGGGTGGGTTTAGTGGTAGCGACAATATTGTAACCAGTGCTACCCAACTAGAGCAGATGATAGCAAACCATACCGTCCGTTACTTCCTATTAGGCGGCAATGGTGGTAGAGGTGGAAATACTCAAGTCACTCAGTATGTGCAGCAAAAATGTACTGTTGTAAGCAGTAGCCAATACTCAGGTTCTGGTAGCAACACCAGCCAGAGTTCAGGCGGCGGTATAAGTTTTGACGGTATTAAGATAATGGGCGGCAGCGAGCAACTCTATGTTTGCGGCAGCTAA
- a CDS encoding response regulator transcription factor codes for MHVLVVEDEQKIARLLRRVLTEERHNVDMAFDGISGLELAETGNYDLIILDLMLPGMDGVEICRRIRSEKIDSILLMLTARGAVEDRVMGLNAGADDYLTKPFAISELMARVNALLRRRDRTPDISNAILKVGDLTLDLIRHEVTRGGRHIELTAKEFSLLEYLMRHPGQVLTRTQITDQIWRYDMEALSNVVDTYIHYLRDKIDKGFSSPLLKTIRGIGYKLEA; via the coding sequence ATGCATGTTCTAGTGGTTGAAGACGAACAAAAAATAGCAAGGTTATTGCGCCGGGTACTTACCGAAGAGCGCCATAATGTAGATATGGCTTTCGATGGAATATCCGGGCTGGAACTGGCAGAAACAGGCAACTACGATCTGATTATTCTTGATTTGATGCTTCCCGGTATGGATGGAGTTGAGATTTGCCGCCGTATTAGGAGCGAGAAAATCGACTCAATTCTCCTAATGCTCACCGCGCGTGGCGCTGTTGAGGATAGGGTGATGGGACTCAATGCGGGTGCAGATGACTATTTGACCAAGCCGTTTGCCATTTCCGAATTGATGGCAAGAGTAAATGCGCTACTTAGACGACGTGACCGCACTCCCGATATAAGCAATGCTATCCTAAAAGTAGGCGATCTCACGCTGGATTTGATTCGGCACGAAGTAACCAGAGGGGGTAGGCATATTGAACTGACTGCCAAAGAATTTTCTTTGCTGGAATATCTTATGCGCCATCCCGGTCAGGTGCTTACCCGCACCCAGATTACCGATCAAATATGGCGTTATGATATGGAAGCGCTCTCTAATGTGGTTGATACCTATATCCATTACCTGCGCGACAAAATAGACAAAGGTTTTTCTTCCCCTTTACTTAAAACCATCCGGGGCATCGGTTATAAACTCGAAGCATAA
- a CDS encoding sensor histidine kinase gives MTLWYGGVLTIALLLFGVALFFSVQQNLLQPVLSEMKAQTTQVEQQWLRQTPQSCPLISTGNTPDRPFSVPEPPPDGNRFRAPFYFACYDSTGVILSLDPRTTGTGSLSNPDKYLNSALALKALSIWKQNGQTEVTDTVDGGQNVGQIYRYASVVTDISGQKVLGVVQVGRAVEDLQSALQVLRDLLLVLGFITLLVATAGGLFLAGRALQPTRQAFTRQQVFIADASHELRTPLTLLKADAELLLRGSETLDPDDAELVVDIMTEAEHLNNIANNLLQLARLDAGKQHLEQDVVDLSEIGAGVLKRVKTYATEKRLELKVNTSAPVLVIGDKQLLEQAILILLDNAVKYTPEGGTITLRTDSDAKWAWLEVVDTGIGIPPEHLAHLGERFYRVDKARSREEGGTGLGLALAKSIAGLHKGRLHIESELNGGTTAKIIMAVVRAREVSSI, from the coding sequence ATGACTCTTTGGTATGGTGGCGTGCTGACAATTGCTTTGCTGCTTTTCGGCGTGGCGCTTTTCTTCAGCGTACAACAAAATCTCTTGCAACCCGTTTTAAGTGAAATGAAGGCGCAAACTACACAGGTAGAGCAGCAATGGTTACGCCAAACCCCGCAAAGTTGCCCCTTGATTTCAACCGGGAATACCCCTGATAGACCATTTTCAGTGCCTGAACCCCCTCCGGATGGAAATAGGTTCAGAGCGCCCTTCTACTTTGCCTGTTATGATAGTACAGGAGTTATTTTAAGCCTCGACCCACGCACAACCGGAACAGGGTCTCTAAGCAACCCTGATAAATATCTTAACTCGGCGCTTGCCTTGAAAGCGTTGTCGATATGGAAGCAGAATGGGCAAACTGAAGTTACCGACACGGTGGATGGTGGTCAAAATGTTGGTCAAATATATCGCTATGCCAGCGTAGTAACTGATATATCCGGTCAAAAGGTATTGGGTGTGGTGCAAGTAGGCAGAGCAGTAGAGGATTTGCAGTCAGCGTTACAGGTATTGCGCGATTTACTGCTGGTACTTGGCTTTATTACATTACTGGTAGCGACTGCGGGCGGTTTGTTTCTGGCGGGGCGTGCCCTCCAACCTACCCGTCAGGCTTTTACACGCCAACAGGTTTTTATTGCCGATGCTTCTCATGAGTTGCGAACCCCGCTCACCTTGCTAAAAGCCGATGCTGAGCTATTACTACGCGGTTCAGAAACGCTTGACCCAGATGATGCTGAATTGGTAGTGGATATTATGACAGAAGCGGAACATCTAAATAATATCGCTAACAATCTTTTACAACTGGCGCGTCTTGACGCGGGTAAACAACACCTCGAACAGGATGTGGTTGACCTGAGTGAAATAGGCGCTGGCGTTCTGAAGCGCGTTAAGACTTACGCTACCGAAAAACGACTTGAATTGAAGGTTAACACTTCTGCGCCCGTGCTTGTTATCGGGGATAAGCAACTGTTGGAACAGGCAATCCTAATTTTACTGGATAATGCAGTCAAATATACCCCTGAAGGTGGCACAATAACTTTGAGAACCGATTCGGATGCAAAATGGGCATGGCTGGAAGTGGTTGATACCGGAATCGGAATTCCTCCAGAGCATCTTGCTCATTTAGGCGAACGCTTTTACCGGGTTGATAAGGCGCGTTCTCGTGAAGAGGGTGGCACCGGGCTTGGCTTAGCGCTGGCAAAAAGTATTGCCGGTTTGCATAAAGGTCGTTTACACATTGAAAGTGAACTTAATGGCGGTACCACTGCAAAGATTATTATGGCAGTGGTACGAGCGAGAGAGGTTAGTTCTATTTGA
- a CDS encoding MFS transporter has translation MSKYNEGKPENPATRTSISESESLKDKAFNTPLQRAELKRTFRLDVIAAILFSTYGVAIISFPAVLARKEGGSDFIISLVISAPAIGQLSTILWAHYTQQFPKMKVMVFLGSAARLSLALVFFAFQPWLFAVIMMICLTLELSISPAYEGIMQGVYPDSQRGIYMGMVRVISSIATVICAFLLGVILENSSFREVYPFVALLGFGSILVFSRIHYKEVKSTRPPVTLKAIIMLAGRDKKYGLFLRTVFIMVFFNLLAAAVYPLIMVDDLHVSNSFVGIMNALQSLVAILSYYFWGRFIDRHHPALILYITFILGALVIFIYMVAWNYLLLLPVALLTGIITAGADLANINNAIRFAEDKQDVPQYIALYSSLVGVRGVIAPFLATFLLFFMNARMVLLIAFIGITLGCINFYRVRKKLLDPTE, from the coding sequence TTGTCTAAATACAACGAGGGTAAACCTGAGAACCCCGCTACCCGTACCAGCATTTCAGAATCAGAGTCCTTAAAGGATAAGGCATTTAACACTCCGCTACAGAGAGCCGAATTAAAACGTACCTTTCGCCTCGATGTTATAGCTGCTATTCTATTTAGCACCTATGGAGTGGCAATTATTTCGTTTCCGGCGGTTCTTGCCCGTAAAGAAGGCGGCTCGGATTTTATAATCTCGTTGGTAATATCCGCTCCGGCAATCGGTCAGTTAAGTACCATATTATGGGCACACTATACACAGCAATTTCCCAAAATGAAAGTCATGGTTTTTCTGGGTAGCGCGGCGCGACTCTCGCTTGCCTTAGTATTTTTTGCCTTTCAGCCCTGGCTATTTGCAGTAATAATGATGATTTGCCTTACCCTAGAATTATCAATTTCTCCGGCATATGAAGGGATTATGCAAGGGGTGTACCCCGATAGTCAGCGTGGCATATATATGGGGATGGTGCGGGTTATCTCAAGCATTGCCACCGTGATTTGCGCCTTTTTACTGGGCGTTATTCTGGAAAATAGCTCATTTCGGGAAGTTTATCCCTTCGTTGCGCTATTGGGCTTTGGTTCAATACTTGTCTTTTCCCGGATTCATTATAAAGAGGTAAAATCAACGCGCCCACCCGTTACGTTGAAGGCAATTATTATGCTTGCCGGAAGGGATAAAAAATACGGTCTTTTTTTAAGAACAGTATTTATTATGGTCTTTTTCAACTTGTTGGCGGCGGCTGTTTATCCCTTAATCATGGTAGATGATTTGCATGTCAGCAACAGCTTTGTGGGAATTATGAATGCGCTTCAAAGTTTGGTTGCAATTTTATCCTATTATTTCTGGGGTAGATTTATAGATCGTCACCATCCGGCATTGATACTTTATATAACATTTATATTAGGCGCATTAGTTATTTTTATCTATATGGTTGCGTGGAACTACTTATTGCTACTGCCGGTGGCGCTTCTAACCGGAATAATCACAGCAGGCGCTGACCTTGCCAATATCAACAACGCGATTCGCTTTGCTGAAGATAAACAAGATGTGCCTCAATATATTGCATTGTATTCTTCATTGGTGGGAGTTCGCGGGGTAATAGCGCCTTTTCTGGCAACCTTTCTGCTTTTTTTTATGAATGCAAGAATGGTGCTTTTGATAGCTTTTATAGGCATTACTTTAGGGTGTATTAACTTTTATAGGGTTAGGAAAAAACTGTTGGACCCTACTGAATAA
- a CDS encoding 2Fe-2S iron-sulfur cluster-binding protein has protein sequence MPDLIINNEVFEAEVGETIMDVARRNGAHIGFTCSRRGICTFCECKVEEGAELLNPITGNEKSRLSAERLENGSRLSCRAVFKAKKGTVRVTSRSEEVKQQFIGIFKAPTIQDKNDNLGALLGSVKQASKDYITMYPYVIKGIASGKAGLDTVNPFKDLNNLVQDSKRVFLRQIGLNRSKHSK, from the coding sequence ATGCCCGATCTAATTATTAATAATGAGGTGTTTGAAGCCGAAGTGGGCGAAACTATAATGGATGTTGCCCGCCGTAATGGCGCGCATATCGGTTTTACTTGCAGCCGCAGAGGGATTTGTACCTTTTGCGAGTGTAAAGTTGAAGAAGGCGCAGAGTTATTAAATCCAATAACCGGCAATGAAAAATCCCGGCTTTCTGCCGAACGCCTAGAAAACGGCTCACGGCTGTCATGCCGGGCAGTCTTTAAGGCGAAGAAAGGGACAGTTAGAGTAACTTCCCGCTCTGAAGAAGTAAAGCAACAATTCATTGGTATTTTCAAAGCGCCTACTATACAGGATAAAAATGATAATTTGGGGGCTTTGTTAGGCAGTGTCAAGCAAGCCTCAAAGGATTACATCACCATGTATCCCTACGTAATTAAAGGAATAGCATCGGGCAAAGCAGGTTTGGATACTGTAAATCCTTTCAAGGATTTAAATAATTTGGTACAAGATAGCAAACGGGTGTTTCTTCGCCAAATCGGCTTAAACAGATCGAAACATTCAAAATAA
- a CDS encoding phytoene desaturase family protein: MNTAQTYDVIVIGAGHNGLTSACYLAKAGYKVLVLERRGLVGGAVITETDIFPGYRLDTCSSFHVVINGTPVVQDLNLEKFGLDYIEVDPWGFAPFPNGNHIIFYRDVDKTAQTIAKFSPEDAESYRRFMQFWMRFNETMMDIFCYPPSLSTMTLRATIKETEKLMLGIGDLATKGLTNAVWNKTVSAIKNSSPRALLGSLREIITSYGKLIKDNFKSLEVQAALTWLGAQSGPGPDEPFSGELFAMQQSLYHLLGVRRPRGGSGMLTQAMARCLEHYGGEIKVNAEVSQILIENGKVKGVEINGGEKFFSSTVISNAHVQTTLLKLTPEEALQPNFRRKVENIKVQNGFGMTVRYATDSLPNYTALPTPEANGKVQAGIPHNGMQLLCPSTEYLAQAYRDAEKGLPPTRPAVIAMTPSAIDDTLAPAGKNVLYLWAQTHPYQLSNGENWDEIKKREADKCLQVVEDYAPGIKAKIVGEYIKSPLDIERIGGMVRGNLMHVDMSLKQMFHLRPLGELSNYHTPVGGLYLTGASTHPGGGVSGAAGYNTAGVVLSDLKYK; encoded by the coding sequence GTGAATACTGCACAAACTTATGATGTGATAGTAATCGGAGCAGGGCATAATGGGCTTACAAGTGCATGTTATCTGGCAAAAGCAGGCTATAAAGTACTGGTGCTGGAACGAAGAGGCTTAGTTGGGGGTGCTGTTATTACCGAAACTGACATTTTCCCCGGTTATCGCCTCGATACCTGTAGCAGTTTTCATGTTGTAATAAACGGAACTCCGGTCGTACAAGACCTTAATTTGGAGAAATTCGGGCTAGACTATATTGAGGTAGATCCTTGGGGTTTTGCACCCTTCCCGAACGGAAATCACATTATTTTTTATCGAGATGTGGATAAAACCGCCCAAACTATTGCAAAGTTTTCACCGGAAGATGCCGAATCTTATCGCCGCTTTATGCAGTTTTGGATGCGCTTTAACGAAACGATGATGGATATTTTTTGCTATCCGCCTTCCCTTTCAACTATGACATTAAGAGCTACAATCAAGGAAACCGAAAAACTGATGCTTGGCATCGGCGACCTTGCTACCAAAGGCTTAACTAATGCGGTTTGGAATAAAACTGTCTCAGCAATCAAAAACTCGTCACCACGTGCGTTATTAGGCAGTTTACGTGAAATCATTACATCATACGGGAAACTCATAAAGGACAACTTCAAATCGCTCGAAGTACAGGCAGCGCTTACTTGGCTCGGTGCGCAAAGTGGTCCCGGTCCCGATGAACCGTTCAGCGGCGAACTCTTTGCAATGCAGCAATCACTTTACCACCTTTTGGGCGTGCGCAGACCGCGCGGGGGTAGCGGTATGTTAACCCAAGCTATGGCGCGTTGCCTTGAACATTACGGTGGCGAAATCAAGGTAAATGCCGAGGTATCACAAATCCTGATTGAGAACGGCAAGGTTAAAGGGGTTGAAATAAACGGTGGTGAGAAATTCTTTAGCTCTACGGTCATTTCAAATGCGCATGTCCAAACCACTCTCTTAAAACTTACCCCAGAAGAAGCCCTGCAACCTAACTTCCGCCGGAAAGTGGAAAATATCAAGGTGCAAAATGGGTTCGGAATGACCGTAAGATATGCCACGGACAGCCTTCCCAATTACACGGCACTACCAACCCCAGAGGCAAACGGCAAGGTGCAAGCGGGAATACCCCACAACGGGATGCAATTACTTTGCCCTTCCACCGAGTATCTGGCACAGGCGTACCGCGATGCGGAAAAGGGATTGCCTCCAACTCGCCCGGCTGTTATTGCTATGACACCATCCGCTATTGATGATACTCTCGCGCCAGCCGGTAAGAATGTGCTTTATCTTTGGGCGCAAACGCACCCTTACCAACTTTCCAATGGGGAAAACTGGGATGAAATCAAGAAACGGGAAGCCGATAAATGTCTTCAGGTAGTGGAAGATTACGCGCCGGGAATTAAAGCTAAAATCGTAGGCGAATATATCAAGAGTCCGTTGGACATTGAACGGATTGGCGGAATGGTGCGCGGCAACCTTATGCATGTTGATATGAGCCTCAAACAGATGTTCCATTTACGTCCTTTAGGCGAACTCTCCAATTATCATACTCCAGTAGGGGGTTTGTACCTGACCGGAGCCAGCACACATCCCGGTGGAGGAGTAAGCGGCGCAGCAGGTTACAATACCGCAGGAGTGGTATTGTCGGATCTAAAGTACAAGTAA
- the rpsO gene encoding 30S ribosomal protein S15, with protein MSLQKAEKDGIIEKYAVHNGDTGSPEVQIALLTERILQLTQHLNTHKHDNHSRRGLLKLVGRRRRLLVYLSQKDIERYRVVIGKLGLRR; from the coding sequence ATGTCGCTGCAAAAAGCCGAAAAAGACGGCATCATTGAGAAATATGCCGTACATAACGGCGACACCGGTTCACCCGAAGTGCAGATAGCCTTATTGACAGAGCGCATTTTACAGCTAACACAGCACCTTAACACGCACAAGCATGATAATCATTCACGGCGTGGGTTGCTAAAATTGGTAGGTCGTCGTCGTCGCTTGCTGGTATATCTAAGCCAGAAAGACATTGAGCGCTACCGTGTTGTTATCGGTAAATTAGGGCTTCGCCGTTAA